The following coding sequences are from one Saccopteryx bilineata isolate mSacBil1 chromosome 3, mSacBil1_pri_phased_curated, whole genome shotgun sequence window:
- the TPMT gene encoding thiopurine S-methyltransferase, which yields MDNERTSLDIKEYPDTEVQKNQVLTLEEWQEKWVDRKITFHQKQGHQLLKKHLDSFLKGKSGLRVFFPLCGKAVEMKWFADRGHSVVGVEISELGIREFFTEQNLSYSEEPIMEIPGAKVFKSSSGNISLYCCNLFDLPRANIGQFDRIWDRGSLVAVNPADRKRYADIILSLMRKGIHYFLCVLSYDPTKHGGPPFYVSDAEIKRLFGSVCKTQCLEEVDVFEEKHKSWGIVSLVEKLYLLTEK from the exons ATGGATAATGAAAGGACTTCACTTGATATTAAAGAGTACCCCGATACTGAGGTACAGAAAAACCAAGTACTCACTCTGGAAGAATGGCAAGAAAAGTGGGTGGACCGCAAAATTACATTTCATCAAAAACAAGGACACCA gtTATTAAAGAAGCATTTGGATTCTTTCCTTAAAGGCAAGAGTGGACTGAGGGTATTTTTCCCTCTTTGTGGAAAAGCAGTTGAAATGAAATG GTTTGCAGATCGAGGACACAGTGTAGTTGGTGTGGAAATCAGTGAACTTGGGATACGGGAATTTTTCACAGAGCAGAATCTTTCTTACTCAGAAGAACCAATCATGGAAATTCCTGGAGCCAAAGTATTcaag AGTTCTTCAGGGAACATCTCATTGTACTGCTGCAACCTTTTTGATCTTCCCAG agCAAATATTGGCCAATTTGACAGGATTTGGGATCGAGGTTCATTAGTTGCTGTTAACCCAGCTGATCGTAAACG ttatgCAGATATAATCCTGTCCCTAATGAGAAAAGGGATTCACTACTTCCTGTGTGTTTTGTCTTATGATCCAACTAAACATGGAG GCCCGCCATTTTATGTTTCTGATGCTGAAATTAAAAGATTATTTG GTTCAGTGTGCAAGACTCAGTGCCTTGAGGAGGTAGATGTGtttgaagaaaaacataaaagttgGGGAATTGTCTCCCTTGTTGAAAAGTTATATCTACTTACAGAAAAGTaa